The Capsicum annuum cultivar Jeju mitochondrion, complete genome genome has a window encoding:
- the orf109d gene encoding hypothetical protein codes for MQTRNAFSWLKKQITRSISVSLMIYILTRTSISSAYPIFAQQGYENPREATGRIVCANCHLANKPVEIEVPQAVLPDTVFEAVVRIPYDMQLKQVLANGKKGGLIPSLP; via the coding sequence ATGCAAACTAGAAATGCTTTTTCTTGGCTAAAGAAACAGATTACTCGATCTATTTCCGTATCGCTCATGATATATATCTTAACTCGGACATCCATTTCAAGTGCATATCCCATTTTTGCACAGCAGGGTTATGAAAATCCACGAGAAGCGACTGGGCGTATTGTATGTGCCAATTGCCATTTAGCTAATAAGCCCGTGGAGATTGAGGTTCCACAAGCGGTACTTCCTGATACTGTATTTGAAGCAGTTGTTCGAATTCCTTATGATATGCAACTGAAACAGGTTCTTGCTAATGGTAAAAAGGGGGGGTTGATTCCCTCACTTCCTTGA
- the orf125g gene encoding hypothetical protein codes for MAKKKAFTPLFYLAYIVFLPWWISFSVNKCLESWVTNWWNTGQSEIFLNSIQEKSLLEKFIELEELLFLDEMIKEYSETHLEEFGIGIHKETIQLIKMQNENRIHTILHFSTNIICFIILSGNFG; via the coding sequence ATGGCAAAAAAGAAAGCATTCACCCCTCTTTTCTATCTTGCATATATAGTATTTTTGCCCTGGTGGATTTCTTTCTCAGTTAATAAATGTCTGGAATCTTGGGTTACTAATTGGTGGAATACTGGGCAATCCGAAATTTTCTTGAATAGTATTCAAGAAAAGAGTCTTCTAGAAAAATTCATAGAATTAGAGGAACTCCTCTTCTTGGACGAAATGATCAAGGAATACTCGGAAACACATCTCGAAGAGTTTGGGATAGGAATCCATAAAGAAACGATCCAATTAATCAAGATGCAAAATGAGAATCGTATCCATACGATTTTGCACTTCTCAACAAATATCATCTGTTTTATTATTCTAAGCGGCAATTTTGGGTAA
- the orf107c gene encoding hypothetical protein: MNLESRSEVIVCSRNAMEPNNLSKVEVTKFEELHTRESEEADQFLQRKGMKVGDPEEKKRVEYIYTCGMNPLRAAKALQNPHSKTANHNLVMTVPLTGNSFQAALIK; encoded by the coding sequence ATGAACTTGGAATCCCGATCAGAAGTGATAGTTTGTTCCAGGAATGCCATGGAGCCTAACAATCTCTCGAAAGTAGAGGTCACCAAGTTCGAAGAGCTACACACTCGCGAAAGCGAGGAAGCCGACCAATTCCTTCAAAGGAAGGGAATGAAAGTTGGCGACCCAGAAGAAAAAAAAAGAGTGGAATATATTTATACCTGTGGTATGAACCCCTTACGGGCCGCCAAGGCCCTACAGAATCCCCATTCTAAAACCGCTAATCATAATCTTGTTATGACTGTCCCTCTTACGGGGAACTCTTTTCAGGCAGCACTAATCAAATAA
- the orf110c gene encoding hypothetical protein, with the protein MSSLSLQPTLYLLLWLLAQGGVSGQHTKNEVVRSAGVGKRASVQLSLLSEMRYKAPFRSLLCVCWFEIHFFRISSTSQGERLPSQAYHRQSKERTGRKRANQILSLLSPS; encoded by the coding sequence ATGAGCTCACTAAGCCTACAGCCAACGCTATATCTCTTGCTATGGCTCTTAGCTCAGGGTGGGGTATCTGGTCAGCACACTAAGAATGAAGTAGTACGATCGGCGGGCGTTGGAAAGAGAGCTTCAGTACAATTATCGCTGCTTAGCGAAATGAGGTACAAAGCACCTTTCCGCTCTTTGCTTTGCGTATGCTGGTTCGAAATCCACTTCTTTCGGATCTCGAGTACAAGCCAAGGAGAAAGACTGCCATCTCAGGCATACCATCGACAGAGTAAGGAAAGGACAGGCAGAAAGCGCGCTAATCAAATCCTATCCCTTCTTAGTCCCAGCTAA
- the orf204b gene encoding hypothetical protein produces the protein METIVKYELFQVCQPNLVTPEYVVWRSERVNGGIVLPFAVTEAFNVFFRLPSEAEIVRQEFYTKRREWEREKEELQRQVFELQLDVQGMGDHLTVAAKRQTRLALIEDEKPFGDREDTTKFVQCEAEDGSSKVFQNLCFRPFQVKSETKLPIPTSRNKSIFDAVGRVSSKPVFQVSQSLKRKYHIIRERRIHYAKEQKNKPVQD, from the coding sequence ATGGAAACAATTGTAAAGTATGAACTTTTCCAGGTGTGCCAACCTAACCTTGTCACCCCAGAATATGTTGTTTGGAGAAGCGAGCGAGTTAACGGCGGCATTGTGTTACCATTTGCTGTGACCGAAGCTTTTAACGTTTTCTTCCGGTTACCTTCAGAAGCTGAGATTGTCAGGCAGGAATTTTATACTAAGCGAAGAGAATGGGAACGGGAAAAGGAAGAGCTTCAGAGACAAGTGTTTGAGCTTCAGTTGGATGTACAAGGGATGGGTGATCACCTTACAGTAGCTGCAAAAAGACAAACAAGGCTGGCTCTTATTGAGGATGAGAAACCTTTCGGGGATCGGGAAGATACAACCAAGTTTGTTCAGTGCGAAGCCGAAGACGGATCAAGCAAGGTCTTTCAGAACCTCTGCTTTAGGCCTTTTCAAGTAAAGTCCGAGACGAAACTCCCAATCCCTACTTCGCGAAATAAGAGCATCTTTGATGCCGTTGGCCGAGTTTCTTCAAAACCTGTATTTCAGGTCTCGCAGAGCCTCAAGCGGAAATATCATATCATAAGAGAGAGAAGAATTCACTACGCGAAAGAACAGAAAAATAAACCTGTCCAAGATTAG
- the rps19 gene encoding ribosomal protein S19: MPRRSIWKGSFVDAFLLRMKKKRDLLFNRKIWSRRSSISPEFVDCSVRIYNGKTPVRCKITEGKVGHKFGEFASTRKRRPSRTNIGPGRKRGKK, encoded by the coding sequence ATGCCACGACGATCTATATGGAAGGGCAGTTTTGTTGATGCATTCCTCTTGAGAATGAAGAAGAAGAGAGATCTTCTTTTTAACAGGAAAATTTGGTCACGTAGATCTTCTATTTCGCCGGAATTCGTTGATTGCTCCGTACGAATTTACAATGGAAAAACTCCTGTTCGTTGTAAGATTACTGAAGGAAAGGTTGGTCATAAATTTGGAGAGTTTGCTTCTACACGGAAACGAAGACCTTCGAGAACAAATATTGGACCGGGAAGAAAAAGGGGGAAAAAGTAA
- the rps3 gene encoding ribosomal protein S3, whose translation MARKGNPISVRLDLNRSSDSSWFSDYYYGKSVYQDVNLRSYFGSIRPPTRLTFGFRLGRCIIIHFPKRTFIHFFLPRRPRRLKRREKSRPVKEKGRWGAFGKVGPIGCLHSSDGTEEERNEVRGRGAGKRVESIRLDDREKQNEIRIWPKKKQGYGYHDRSPSIKKNLSKSLRVSGAFKHPKYAGIENDIAFLIENDDSFRKTNLFKFFFPKKSRSDRPTSHLLKRTLPAVRPSLNYSVMQYLLNTKKKMHFDPVVVLNHFVAPGVAEPSTMGGANAQGRSLDKRIRSCIAFFVESSTSEKKCLAEAKKRVTHFIRQANDLRFAGTTKTTISLFPFFGATFFFPRDGVYNNLFFEDAREQLLGQLRRKCWNLMGKDKVMELIEKFIDLNRIGELIRGIEMMIEIILRNRRIPYGYNYYLNEVKKMRSLLYNRTNTNTLIESVKIKSVYQSASPIAQDISFQPRNKTRSFRSIFSKIVKDIPLVMKKGVEGIRICCSGRLEGAEIARTECGKYGKTSRNVFNQKIDYAPAEVSTRYGISGVKVWISYSKKKGGRAISETYEI comes from the exons ATGGCACGAAAAGGAAATCCAATTTCGGTAAGACTTGATCTGAATCGTAGTTCAGATTCAAGTTGGTTTAGTGA TTATTATTATGGTAAATCAGTGTATCAAGATGTCAATCTGAGATCTTATTTCGGTTCGATACGTCCACCTACGAGACTCACCTTTGGCTTTCGTCTCGGTAGGTGTATTATTATACATTTTCCCAAAAGAACATTCATTCATTTCTTTCTTCCCCGTCGACCACGACGACTGAAACGACGCGAAAAATCCAGACCCGTAAAGGAGAAGGGCCGGTGGGGGGCATTTGGGAAAGTCGGGCCGATCGGGTGTCTTCATTCAAGCGACGGTACAGAAGAAGAACGAAACGAAGTGAGAGGCCGGGGGGCAGGGAAAAGAGTCGAGTCGATCAGGCTCGACGATCGGGAGAAGCAAAACGAAATCAGGATTTGGCCGAAAAAGAAGCAAGGCTATGGATACCATGACCGATCACCATCGATAAAGAAGAATCTTTCTAAATCACTTCGTGTCAGCGGGGCCTTCAAGCATCCGAAATACGCCGGGATTGAAAATGACATAGCGTTCCTGATAGAAAATGACGACTCCTTCAGAAAAACAAACTTATTCAAGTTCTTTTTCCCAAAGAAGTCCCGCTCCGACCGCCCGACGAGTCATCTACTTAAAAGGACCCTCCCCGCAGTCCGCCCTTCCTTGAATTATTCGGTCATGCAATACTTATTGAATACAAAGAAGAAAATGCATTTCGACCCCGTCGTAGTTCTCAATCATTTCGTGGCGCCGGGCGTGGCTGAACCATCTACGATGGGGGGAGCTAATGCACAGGGAAGAAGCTTAGATAAAAGAATACGTTCTTGCATCGCTTTTTTTGTAGAAAGCTCGACCAGCGAGAAAAAGTGTTTGGCCGAAGCCAAAAAGAGGGTGACCCACTTTATTCGCCAAGCGAATGATCTTCGCTTCGCGGGAACAACAAAAACCACCATCTCGCTCTTTCCTTTCTTCGGTGCTACCTTTTTTTTTCCAAGGGATGGGGTGTATAATAACCTTTTTTTTGAGGATGCCCGGGAACAACTCCTAGGTCAATTAAGGAGAAAATGTTGGAACCTCATGGGTAAGGATAAGGTAATGGAATTGATAGAGAAATTCATAGACCTAAATAGGATAGGAGAATTGATAAGGGGAATAGAGATGATGATAGAGATCATACTGAGAAACAGAAGAATTCCGTACGGGTACAACTATTATTTGAACGAAGTGAAAAAAATGCGATCTTTGTTGTATAATAGAACAAACACTAATACCTTAATTGAATCGGTCAAGATCAAATCTGTTTATCAAAGTGCTTCTCCGATTGCTCAAGACATCTCTTTTCAACCGAGGAACAAAACAAGATCATTTCGTTCCATTTTTAGTAAAATAGTGAAGGATATTCCATTAGTAATGAAAAAAGGGGTGGAGGGGATCCGTATATGTTGTTCAGGTCGATTAGAAGGTGCAGAAATAGCTAGAACTGAATGCGGAAAGTATGGAAAAACATCTCGTAATGTATTTAACCAGAAAATAGATTATGCTCCTGCGGAAGTATCTACTCGTTACGGAATCTCAGGTGTCAAAGTGTGGATTTCATATAGTAAAAAAAAAGGGGGACGTGCTATATCCGAAACGTACGAAATATAG
- the orf102k gene encoding hypothetical protein: MVTPPWEEPLPSCLIGGASIHQRRLKVLSEPCWIVTHHTALKPNLWWIPGDKVKTQHPLPHTLRCSSPVLRILQLSLLSETPSISLLVVFLSFNHHLFDSLN; this comes from the coding sequence ATGGTGACTCCGCCGTGGGAAGAGCCGCTTCCTTCTTGCTTGATAGGGGGGGCTTCCATTCACCAGCGCAGACTAAAAGTGCTCTCCGAACCGTGCTGGATAGTCACCCATCACACGGCTCTCAAACCCAACCTGTGGTGGATCCCGGGAGACAAAGTCAAAACGCAACATCCTTTGCCCCATACTTTGAGATGCTCTTCTCCTGTTTTACGAATCCTACAACTCTCTTTACTGAGCGAGACTCCATCCATATCCCTACTAGTGGTTTTTCTTTCATTCAATCATCACTTGTTTGACAGCTTAAACTAG
- the rpl16 gene encoding ribosomal protein L16 (start codon not determined), translating into VSKCGFHIVKKKGDVLYPKRTKYSKYRKGRCSRGCKPDGTQLGFGRYGTQSCRAGRLSYRAIEAARRAIIGHFHRAMSGQFRRNGKIWVRVLADIPITGKPTEVRMGRGKGNPTGWIARVSRGQILFEMDGVSLSNARQAATLAAHKLCSSTKFVQWS; encoded by the coding sequence GTGTCAAAGTGTGGATTTCATATAGTAAAAAAAAAGGGGGACGTGCTATATCCGAAACGTACGAAATATAGTAAATATCGTAAAGGCAGATGTAGTAGGGGTTGCAAACCGGACGGTACACAACTTGGTTTTGGAAGATATGGCACTCAAAGTTGTAGAGCTGGTCGTCTTTCATATCGAGCCATTGAAGCAGCGCGTCGTGCTATAATCGGACACTTCCATCGTGCTATGAGCGGACAATTCCGAAGAAATGGTAAGATATGGGTAAGAGTTCTCGCAGATATCCCTATTACCGGGAAACCTACAGAAGTAAGAATGGGAAGAGGAAAAGGAAATCCTACGGGTTGGATTGCTCGTGTGTCCAGGGGACAAATCCTATTTGAAATGGATGGTGTGAGTTTGTCAAATGCTCGACAAGCCGCTACATTAGCGGCGCATAAACTATGTTCGTCAACCAAGTTTGTTCAGTGGTCGTAA
- the cox2 gene encoding cytochrome oxidase subunit 2 — translation MIVLEWLFLTIAPCDAAEPWQLGSQDAATPIMQGITDLHHDVFFFVILILVFVSWILGRALWHFHYKKNPIPQRIVHGTTIEILRTIFPSIIPMFIAIPSFALLYSMDEVVVDPAITIKAIGHQWYRTYEYSDYNSSDEQSLTFDSYTIPEDDLELGQSRLLEVDNRVVLPAKSHIRFIVTSADVPHSWAVPSLGVKCDAVPGRLNQTSISVQREGVYYGQCSEICGTNHAFMPIVVEAVPRKDYGSRVSNQLIP, via the exons ATGATTGTTCTAGAATGGCTATTCCTCACAATTGCTCCTTGTGATGCAGCGGAACCATGGCAATTAGGATCTCAAGACGCAGCAACACCTATAATGCAAGGAATAACAGACTTACATCACGATGTCTTTTTCTTCGTTATTCTGATTTTGGTTTTCGTATCATGGATCTTGGGTCGCGCTTTATGGCATTTCCACTATAAAAAAAATCCAATCCCGCAAAGGATTGTTCATGGAACTACTATCGAGATTCTTCGGACCATATTTCCTAGTATCATCCCTATGTTCATTGCTATACCATCATTTGCTCTGTTATACTCAATGGACGAGGTAGTAGTAGATCCAGCCATTACTATAAAAGCTATTGGACATCAATGGTATCGGA CTTATGAGTATTCGGACTATAACAGTTCCGATGAACAGTCACTCACTTTTGACAGTTATACGATTCCAGAAGATGATCTAGAATTGGGTCAATCACGTTTATTAGAAGTCGACAATAGAGTGGTTCTACCAGCAAAGAGCCATATACGTTTTATTGTAACATCTGCTGATGTACCTCATAGTTGGGCTGTACCTTCCTTAGGTGTCAAATGTGATGCTGTACCTGGTCGTTTAAATCAGACCTCTATTTCGGTACAACGAGAAGGAGTTTACTATGGTCAGTGCAGTGAGATTTGTGGAACTAATCATGCCTTTATGCCGATCGTCGTAGAAGCTGTTCCTAGGAAAGATTATGGGTCTCGGGTATCCAATCAATTAATCCCATAA